The following coding sequences lie in one Allochromatium vinosum DSM 180 genomic window:
- a CDS encoding Hpt domain-containing protein, which translates to MIRRLTGRAVEIPEDRHTPDPAAGSVQIHSSDSELEFPGLDVERALTVWKDADVYGQYLRHFVDSYGEVSRRLVTAEPESARQLAHKLRGAAGNLGLVDVAARAAELEQALKSAGTGTTPEIDSQVVALQGALATALASIERFATVPSSVPTGLRHHIGSRANPGR; encoded by the coding sequence TTGATCCGGCGTCTGACCGGGCGGGCGGTCGAGATCCCAGAGGATCGCCATACGCCCGATCCCGCTGCCGGCAGCGTCCAGATCCACTCGTCCGATAGCGAACTCGAGTTCCCCGGTCTCGATGTCGAGCGCGCGCTGACGGTCTGGAAAGACGCTGACGTCTATGGTCAGTACCTGCGTCATTTCGTCGACAGCTATGGTGAGGTGAGCCGCCGCCTCGTCACGGCCGAGCCGGAGTCGGCGCGACAGCTGGCGCACAAACTCAGGGGCGCGGCAGGCAATCTGGGGCTCGTCGATGTAGCCGCCCGCGCCGCCGAACTGGAGCAGGCACTGAAGTCGGCCGGAACCGGCACGACTCCGGAGATCGACAGTCAGGTCGTCGCACTCCAGGGGGCGCTCGCAACCGCCCTGGCCAGCATCGAGCGCTTCGCGACTGTCCCGTCGTCGGTGCCGACAGGTCTCCGGCATCACATCGGGAGCCGTGCAAACCCAGGTCGCTAA